A genomic region of Streptosporangium lutulentum contains the following coding sequences:
- a CDS encoding polysaccharide biosynthesis tyrosine autokinase — protein sequence MDLLHYVRLARRNWLLILLSLILAVGAAIAVTSSTPPKYVATITMMVSGHDREGSLSTAIQAGALSQQRVQSYANLLPSHRVVSQIAKDDDIQRVQENITAQVVPGTVILRATVTDTDPVRAARLANDLGTAFTRLIDEIERPALTHKKKRPGDKDDRSGHKNDQPNVKVTMVDRADVPKEPVSPRPLVNLAIAVLVALLAAMAIIVLRDRLDTTIKTSETLQLASGSSTLGIIGYERDARRHPLVLRDRGRSSRAEAFRSLRTNLQFIGVDRQPKSLVITSCLPGEGKSSTSANLAITLAQAGWRVILVDADLRRPRIPSYLGIEGAVGLTDVLIDKAYLHNAVQTWGEPSMSVLPSGQIPPNPSELLGSEGMRRVLAQLTETYDMVIIDAPPLLPVTDAATLAATCDGVLLVARHGKTRREHVIRAAELLASINARVVGSVLNFAPARSSHHYGYDYGAEVKTPVSV from the coding sequence GTGGATCTGCTTCACTACGTGCGGCTCGCGCGCAGAAACTGGCTGCTCATCCTTCTCTCGCTGATCCTCGCGGTGGGCGCGGCGATCGCCGTGACGTCGAGCACTCCGCCCAAATACGTCGCGACGATCACCATGATGGTTTCCGGTCACGACAGGGAAGGCAGCCTCTCCACTGCGATCCAGGCGGGGGCGTTGTCGCAGCAGAGAGTGCAGTCCTACGCCAACCTCCTGCCCAGTCACCGGGTGGTCAGCCAGATCGCCAAGGACGACGACATCCAACGCGTCCAGGAGAACATCACCGCCCAGGTCGTCCCCGGCACCGTGATTCTCCGTGCCACGGTCACCGACACCGATCCCGTACGCGCCGCGCGACTGGCCAACGACCTGGGCACCGCGTTCACCCGGTTGATCGACGAGATCGAACGACCCGCCCTTACCCATAAGAAAAAGCGTCCCGGCGACAAGGACGACCGTTCGGGCCATAAGAACGACCAGCCCAATGTCAAGGTCACGATGGTGGACCGGGCGGATGTTCCGAAGGAACCGGTCAGTCCACGACCACTGGTCAACCTGGCGATCGCCGTGTTGGTCGCATTGCTCGCCGCCATGGCCATAATCGTCCTCCGCGACCGCCTGGACACCACCATCAAGACGTCCGAGACGCTGCAATTGGCATCGGGCAGCTCCACCCTGGGAATCATCGGCTACGAACGAGACGCGAGGCGCCATCCCCTGGTCCTGCGCGACCGCGGCCGATCCTCCAGGGCCGAGGCGTTCCGCTCGCTCCGCACCAACCTGCAGTTCATCGGCGTCGACCGGCAGCCGAAGTCACTCGTGATCACCAGCTGCCTGCCGGGCGAGGGTAAGTCCTCCACCTCGGCCAACCTGGCGATCACGCTCGCGCAGGCCGGGTGGCGGGTGATCCTGGTGGACGCCGACCTCCGCCGCCCGCGTATCCCGAGCTATCTCGGGATCGAAGGAGCCGTGGGCCTGACAGACGTGTTGATCGACAAGGCTTACCTGCACAATGCCGTACAGACCTGGGGCGAACCGAGCATGTCCGTCCTGCCGAGCGGCCAGATCCCGCCGAACCCGAGCGAGTTGCTCGGCTCGGAGGGGATGCGCCGCGTGCTCGCCCAGCTCACCGAGACGTACGACATGGTGATCATCGACGCACCGCCGCTGCTGCCCGTCACCGACGCCGCGACGCTCGCGGCGACCTGCGATGGCGTGCTGCTCGTCGCACGACACGGCAAGACCCGGCGGGAGCACGTCATTCGCGCCGCGGAACTCCTGGCCTCGATCAACGCACGCGTGGTGGGAAGCGTCCTGAACTTCGCACCGGCCAGGAGCAGCCATCACTACGGTTACGATTACGGCGCCGAGGTCAAGACGCCGGTGAGTGTGTGA
- a CDS encoding MraY family glycosyltransferase has protein sequence MSGTIALTAGAACVLSLTAIVPLRRLALRWDLTDRPGGHKAHSRPTPYLGGVAITVGTVVPTVIALGFTDLQIIAILLAATAVSVLGLIDDIASLSAVARLTVEALAASGVVLSGVQVTITGIWMDAPLTVMWIVVMTNSFNLLDNMDGALGTVTTVTAGLLSATALVQGHTAFGVLLCALAGAGLGFLPHNWAPARIFMGDSGSLFIGFTLACSAVVLVMGQAPNAAVAGLLLPTFVATFDTCAVFLSRTLAGRSPLRGGTDHVSHRLRRIGLGTRTVAAALGAIAAITGTLCLTMALGWISVLTAAVVAGAITVVLISLLRGVSVYSPAHRPKTPQKIRERRR, from the coding sequence GTGAGCGGAACGATTGCCCTCACCGCAGGGGCGGCCTGCGTGCTCAGCCTGACAGCCATCGTTCCTCTGAGGCGCCTGGCACTGCGCTGGGACCTCACCGACCGCCCCGGCGGACACAAGGCTCACAGCCGTCCGACTCCTTACCTGGGCGGCGTTGCGATCACGGTGGGCACGGTCGTGCCCACCGTGATCGCGCTGGGCTTCACCGATCTGCAGATCATCGCGATCCTCCTCGCCGCCACCGCGGTGTCCGTCCTCGGCCTGATCGACGACATCGCCTCCCTGTCCGCTGTCGCCAGGTTGACCGTGGAGGCGTTGGCGGCGAGCGGAGTGGTGCTCTCCGGCGTCCAGGTGACCATCACCGGAATCTGGATGGACGCCCCCCTCACGGTGATGTGGATCGTCGTGATGACGAACTCCTTCAACCTGCTGGACAACATGGACGGCGCCCTGGGAACCGTGACCACGGTGACCGCCGGACTTCTCTCGGCGACGGCCCTGGTGCAGGGCCATACGGCGTTCGGCGTCCTCCTGTGCGCACTCGCCGGCGCGGGCCTGGGCTTCCTTCCGCACAACTGGGCGCCCGCGAGGATATTCATGGGCGACTCCGGATCGCTGTTCATCGGGTTCACGCTCGCCTGCTCGGCGGTCGTCCTGGTCATGGGGCAGGCCCCGAACGCGGCGGTCGCCGGGCTGCTCCTGCCGACCTTCGTCGCGACCTTCGACACCTGCGCCGTCTTCCTCTCCCGCACGTTGGCGGGCCGCTCGCCGCTTCGAGGCGGAACCGACCACGTGTCGCACCGACTACGCCGGATCGGTCTGGGCACCCGGACGGTCGCCGCGGCGCTGGGCGCGATCGCGGCGATCACCGGCACTCTCTGCCTGACGATGGCCCTGGGCTGGATATCGGTACTCACCGCGGCGGTCGTGGCAGGCGCGATCACCGTCGTTCTCATAAGTCTGCTGCGAGGCGTGAGCGTCTACTCGCCGGCCCATCGTCCCAAGACTCCTCAGAAAATCCGTGAAAGGCGGCGTTGA
- a CDS encoding NAD-dependent epimerase/dehydratase family protein, with product MSKATKTSYLVTGGSGFIGSHLSDALLARDDSVVVLDNLSTGRLENLRPHPNLRFVHGSVLDELMVDELVHRCDVVIHMAAAVGVKLIVEKPLRSLTTNIRGSEIVIEAAHRYRKKILITSTSEIYGKNSSNALREDSDRILGSPAVVRWAYSTAKAVDEILANAYHKERDLPTIIVRLFNTVGPRQSPTYGMVIPRLVQQALAGAPLTVFGDGTQTRCFAHVADVVDALLRLLDEDAAIGQTFNIGSGDEVSILELAKLIIERTGSTSGIDLIPYSEAYEQGFEDMNRRVPDTTKLRALTGWTPRRTLNEILAEIIRESREDLAASTR from the coding sequence GTGAGCAAGGCAACAAAAACCAGCTACCTGGTAACGGGCGGCAGCGGGTTCATCGGATCGCATCTGTCCGACGCGCTGCTCGCCCGCGACGACTCGGTCGTCGTCCTGGACAACCTCTCGACAGGGCGACTGGAGAACCTCCGGCCTCATCCGAACCTGCGCTTCGTGCACGGATCGGTCCTGGACGAGCTCATGGTCGACGAGTTGGTCCACCGGTGCGACGTCGTCATCCACATGGCGGCAGCGGTCGGCGTCAAGCTGATCGTCGAGAAGCCGCTGCGGTCGCTGACGACCAACATCCGGGGCTCGGAGATCGTCATCGAAGCCGCGCACCGGTACCGGAAGAAGATCTTGATCACCAGCACGAGCGAGATCTACGGAAAGAACTCCTCAAACGCGCTGCGCGAGGACTCCGATCGCATCCTCGGCAGCCCCGCGGTGGTCCGCTGGGCCTACAGCACCGCCAAGGCCGTCGACGAGATCCTCGCCAACGCCTACCACAAGGAACGCGACCTGCCGACGATCATCGTCAGATTGTTCAACACCGTGGGCCCGCGGCAGAGTCCCACCTATGGCATGGTCATCCCTCGCCTCGTACAGCAGGCCCTCGCCGGCGCGCCACTGACGGTCTTCGGCGACGGGACCCAGACCCGTTGCTTCGCCCATGTCGCGGACGTGGTCGACGCGCTGCTCCGGCTGCTCGACGAGGACGCGGCCATCGGACAGACCTTCAACATCGGCTCGGGCGACGAGGTCAGCATTCTGGAGCTGGCGAAGCTGATCATCGAGCGCACGGGATCCACGTCCGGGATCGACCTCATTCCCTATTCCGAGGCCTACGAGCAGGGATTCGAGGACATGAACCGCCGGGTTCCCGACACCACCAAGCTCCGCGCGCTCACCGGCTGGACTCCACGACGCACTCTCAACGAGATCCTTGCCGAGATCATCAGAGAATCCCGCGAGGATCTGGCGGCGTCCACCCGGTGA
- a CDS encoding NAD-dependent epimerase/dehydratase family protein, with protein sequence MRVLVTGGAGFIGAHTCRALAARPEVEHITVLDDLSSGDSVNLDGVEADVVTGSILDRDLLADLVAGVTHVIHLAARPSVPLSLNDPMASHTVNATGTLHVLEACRVNRPHVILASSSSVYGDRPEPHKHEDLPTRPLSPYGASKLATEAYALAYAHSYGLPVLPFRFFNVYGPMQTAGHAYAAVIPAFVSAALRGEPVPVHGDGGQVRDFTYVGSVTQVLTDAAARRVTSTKPVNLAFGTRVSLRRLMDVLADVLDRPIESVSLPPRTGDIRESQASPHLLRELFPGIRPVSLEEGLRMTVAWFEKAPVSGTDERLGTHA encoded by the coding sequence ATGAGGGTGCTGGTGACAGGCGGCGCGGGGTTCATCGGCGCCCATACGTGCCGAGCACTGGCGGCCAGGCCCGAGGTGGAGCACATCACGGTGCTGGACGACCTGAGCAGCGGGGACTCCGTCAACCTGGACGGCGTCGAGGCCGACGTCGTGACGGGCAGCATTCTGGACCGGGACCTGCTGGCGGATCTCGTGGCCGGCGTCACACACGTGATCCACCTCGCCGCTCGGCCGTCGGTACCCCTGTCACTGAACGACCCGATGGCTTCGCACACCGTCAACGCGACAGGTACCTTGCATGTCCTCGAGGCGTGCCGCGTGAACAGGCCGCACGTGATCCTCGCCTCCTCGTCCTCGGTGTACGGCGACCGTCCCGAACCGCACAAGCACGAGGACCTGCCCACCAGGCCGCTCAGCCCGTACGGGGCCAGCAAGCTGGCCACGGAGGCCTACGCCCTGGCTTACGCGCACAGCTACGGCCTGCCGGTCCTGCCGTTCCGCTTCTTCAACGTCTACGGCCCGATGCAGACCGCCGGCCACGCCTACGCGGCCGTGATCCCGGCGTTCGTCTCCGCCGCGCTGCGGGGCGAACCGGTGCCCGTCCACGGTGACGGCGGCCAGGTGCGCGACTTCACCTACGTGGGGTCCGTGACCCAGGTCCTCACCGACGCGGCCGCCCGCCGGGTGACGAGCACGAAGCCGGTGAACCTGGCCTTCGGGACACGCGTTTCCCTGCGGCGTCTGATGGACGTCCTCGCCGACGTCCTCGACCGGCCGATCGAGTCGGTCTCCCTGCCTCCGCGGACAGGTGACATCCGGGAATCCCAAGCCTCCCCACATCTGCTGCGTGAGCTGTTTCCCGGCATACGCCCCGTCTCGCTTGAGGAGGGACTCCGCATGACGGTGGCCTGGTTCGAGAAGGCACCGGTCTCCGGCACCGACGAGAGGCTCGGCACGCACGCGTGA
- a CDS encoding glycosyltransferase — translation MEIIARMNVGGPATQVSGLLEGLDTKEFDHRLYTGYVDGHEGDHLRLHDVEARVHRVPGLGRSVRPGDDYRALFRLIGIMRSFRPHIVHTRTTKAGALGRLAAHLAGVDSARVHVFHGHLLHGYFSPVKRELYVRSERLLASMSDRLVTVGSRVRDELLQARIGRPSQYVVIPPGVRLGPVPDRQAARATLGLPPDAPVVAYVGRLTQVKRPDRFLAVARLVAGNIPGCHFVVCGGGDLERRVAQGVEPVRDSFHLLGWRKDVETVYAAADVVLLTSDNEGTPLTLVEAGMAGTPVVSTRVGSVAEIVREGHTGLLSTTDPGELAAHTIRLLSDPDLARRMGESARDWTRDEFGVERLVSDTENLYRSLCGTSGRRLAVKESSR, via the coding sequence ATGGAAATCATCGCCCGGATGAACGTCGGCGGTCCCGCCACCCAGGTTTCCGGGCTGCTGGAAGGGCTGGACACGAAGGAGTTCGACCACCGTCTCTACACCGGGTACGTCGACGGCCACGAGGGCGACCATCTCCGGCTGCACGACGTGGAAGCGCGGGTCCACCGAGTTCCGGGCCTCGGCCGGTCGGTCAGGCCGGGAGACGACTACCGCGCGCTCTTCCGGCTGATCGGCATCATGCGGTCGTTTCGCCCGCACATCGTTCACACCCGCACGACCAAGGCCGGCGCCCTGGGCCGGCTGGCCGCCCACCTGGCCGGTGTCGACTCGGCCCGGGTGCACGTCTTCCACGGGCACCTCCTGCACGGTTACTTCTCCCCGGTCAAGCGAGAACTCTACGTACGGTCGGAACGGCTCCTGGCGTCCATGTCGGACCGGCTGGTGACCGTGGGCTCCCGCGTCAGGGACGAGCTGCTCCAGGCCAGGATCGGGCGCCCCTCGCAGTACGTCGTGATTCCGCCCGGGGTCCGGCTGGGGCCGGTCCCCGACCGCCAAGCGGCCCGTGCCACGCTGGGGCTTCCGCCGGACGCGCCCGTCGTGGCGTACGTGGGCCGCCTCACCCAGGTGAAGCGGCCCGACAGGTTCCTCGCCGTGGCCCGCCTCGTGGCCGGGAACATCCCCGGATGTCACTTCGTCGTGTGCGGGGGCGGCGATCTGGAACGGCGGGTCGCGCAAGGCGTCGAGCCCGTTCGTGACTCCTTTCATCTGCTCGGCTGGAGAAAGGACGTGGAGACGGTCTACGCCGCCGCCGACGTGGTCCTGCTGACCTCCGACAACGAGGGCACCCCCCTCACGCTCGTCGAGGCGGGGATGGCGGGCACGCCTGTCGTCTCCACCCGCGTGGGAAGCGTCGCCGAGATCGTCCGGGAGGGGCACACCGGCCTGTTGTCGACGACGGACCCGGGCGAACTGGCGGCGCACACCATCCGGCTCCTGTCCGACCCGGATCTCGCCCGCCGGATGGGCGAGTCGGCCCGCGACTGGACGAGGGACGAGTTCGGCGTGGAGCGCCTCGTCTCGGACACCGAAAATCTCTACCGGTCGCTGTGCGGGACATCCGGCCGGCGCCTCGCCGTGAAGGAGAGCAGCCGATGA
- a CDS encoding glycosyltransferase, giving the protein MRSLHICEVIKTLDVGGAEVLLVERLLAAPPTGKRYTVVCLRTATQELSGRLRSAGIHVIDLTSCPRWLRLARLAHVVRRLEPDVLNIHSPLPASFLRPMSQLRSPRPTLISTVHNVRYRLPTMVLDRATGWLDTRTVAVSPQVARARTGRRSRGLSVRVHGVHLAAQRRWAARSEQTRQEWNVSPNSFLIVHVANFHPQKNHELLIEAAARVGERDSRPVFLLAGSGPLSARVTRRVDELGLNNVRLLGHVPDAARLIASSDLLVLSSSYEGLPVVIMEALAAGVPVVSTAVGGVPDLIEDHRNGLLVRPGDPVALAEAVLRATHPELHARLCEGARDSAELVDISRAADWFDKLYDEVCS; this is encoded by the coding sequence ATGAGGAGCCTGCACATCTGCGAGGTGATCAAGACGCTGGACGTGGGCGGCGCGGAGGTCCTGCTCGTCGAGCGGTTGCTCGCCGCGCCCCCCACGGGCAAGCGCTACACCGTCGTGTGCCTGCGGACCGCCACCCAGGAGCTGAGCGGGCGGCTGCGATCCGCGGGCATTCACGTCATCGACCTGACCTCGTGCCCGCGCTGGCTCCGCCTGGCGCGGCTCGCGCATGTGGTGCGAAGACTGGAACCCGACGTTCTCAACATCCACTCCCCGCTTCCGGCGTCATTCCTTCGGCCGATGTCCCAGTTGCGGAGTCCCCGCCCGACCTTGATCTCGACGGTGCACAACGTGCGCTACCGCCTGCCGACGATGGTCCTCGACCGGGCGACCGGATGGCTGGACACCCGGACCGTGGCCGTCTCCCCGCAGGTCGCCCGTGCTCGTACCGGCAGGCGCTCGCGTGGCCTGTCCGTTCGCGTGCACGGCGTCCATCTCGCGGCCCAACGCCGCTGGGCGGCTCGGTCGGAGCAGACGAGACAGGAGTGGAACGTCTCCCCGAACTCCTTCCTGATCGTGCACGTCGCCAACTTCCACCCGCAGAAGAATCATGAGCTCCTCATCGAGGCCGCGGCGAGGGTCGGAGAGCGGGACTCCCGTCCCGTGTTCCTGCTCGCCGGATCCGGCCCCCTGAGCGCGCGGGTGACTCGCCGCGTCGACGAGCTCGGTTTGAACAACGTGCGCCTGCTCGGTCACGTGCCCGATGCCGCCCGGCTCATCGCCTCGTCGGATCTGCTCGTGCTCAGCTCCTCGTACGAAGGGTTGCCGGTGGTCATCATGGAGGCTCTCGCCGCAGGCGTCCCGGTCGTGTCCACCGCCGTGGGCGGAGTGCCCGATCTGATCGAGGACCACAGAAACGGTCTCCTCGTCAGACCCGGGGATCCCGTCGCCCTCGCCGAGGCCGTCCTGCGAGCGACGCACCCGGAACTCCACGCGCGCCTTTGCGAGGGGGCGCGAGACAGCGCGGAACTCGTGGACATCAGCCGGGCGGCGGACTGGTTCGACAAGCTGTACGACGAGGTCTGCTCGTAG
- a CDS encoding glycosyltransferase family 4 protein, with protein MRILHIGYRLPPEPGGKERYIEDLSREQLLRGHEVFITHRRGGIPHGARAFPPARTAASRAVSRKSDVIAFAMECARALHGERGIDVVHAHGDHREALGLGAVARRLGIPLVLHVHGALTERHRRIMPWAFRHVDGFIVAGARPREGLLAAGVPNRRMRVLPSGLDLGRLTRFREEHPVEPGLMVSVGSLVKVKNHALTIQAFHELRATHPGARLIIAGDGPERARLEQLAGTGSGIEFAGHIGADDVYTLVSRAQVFVHASRSLPTIGEGIPTACLEALALGTAVIVSSDASLDAVIADSDAYRVFPTGSVTELVACLRSVLDDEALRLQLMERGVRAVSDLDWPVVAGRIEGWYETLMADRTSRSPGDVS; from the coding sequence ATGAGGATTCTCCACATCGGATATCGGCTTCCGCCCGAACCGGGGGGAAAAGAGCGCTATATCGAGGATCTCAGCCGCGAGCAGCTGCTTCGCGGACACGAGGTGTTCATCACCCACCGGCGCGGGGGGATCCCGCACGGCGCGAGAGCGTTTCCGCCGGCACGGACCGCGGCCAGTCGTGCCGTCTCCAGGAAGTCAGACGTGATCGCCTTCGCCATGGAGTGCGCGCGAGCGCTCCATGGCGAACGCGGGATCGACGTCGTTCACGCGCACGGCGACCATCGTGAGGCGCTCGGTCTCGGCGCCGTCGCGCGGCGACTGGGGATCCCCCTCGTGCTCCATGTTCACGGCGCTCTCACCGAGCGTCACCGGCGGATCATGCCATGGGCCTTCCGCCACGTGGACGGGTTCATCGTGGCCGGCGCCCGGCCGAGGGAGGGCCTGCTGGCAGCCGGTGTACCGAACCGGCGGATGAGGGTTCTTCCCAGCGGCCTCGACCTCGGCCGCCTGACCCGGTTCCGGGAGGAACATCCGGTCGAACCAGGATTGATGGTCAGTGTCGGCTCGCTGGTGAAGGTGAAGAACCACGCGCTGACCATCCAGGCCTTCCACGAGCTGCGTGCCACCCATCCCGGCGCGCGCCTCATCATCGCGGGGGACGGCCCCGAACGCGCCCGGCTCGAGCAACTCGCCGGAACGGGCTCGGGAATCGAGTTCGCCGGGCACATCGGTGCCGACGACGTCTACACCTTGGTGAGCCGGGCCCAGGTGTTCGTGCACGCTTCCCGCAGTCTCCCCACCATCGGGGAGGGGATTCCCACCGCCTGCCTGGAGGCCCTCGCGCTGGGCACCGCCGTCATCGTCTCCTCCGACGCCTCGCTGGACGCGGTCATCGCGGACAGCGACGCCTATCGCGTCTTCCCCACGGGGTCCGTGACGGAACTGGTGGCGTGCCTACGGTCGGTCCTCGACGACGAGGCGCTCCGCCTCCAGCTGATGGAACGCGGTGTGCGGGCTGTGTCGGACCTCGACTGGCCGGTGGTGGCCGGCCGCATCGAGGGATGGTACGAGACGCTCATGGCCGACCGGACCTCTCGTTCCCCCGGTGACGTGTCATGA